The following are encoded together in the Proteiniphilum saccharofermentans genome:
- the lptC gene encoding LPS export ABC transporter periplasmic protein LptC encodes MLRRHRYIKYLWRITITVSVVVMSLFSCKDKNDNLIAFAYDPDTVPTMITTSVSQLISDSGITRYRIVADLWMVFEQAKEPYWYFPEGIYFEQFTPDFEIEATVEADTAWYYNVKDLWRLKKNVHVENRKGEQFDSEELFWDGKNGKVFSEAYIEIKSGHTELKGYGFESNQTMTDYRIFRPHDGKLPFSEAAPADSLQPDSGEVNEAENLMPVNDN; translated from the coding sequence ATGTTGCGAAGACATCGTTACATAAAATATTTATGGCGCATAACAATCACTGTTTCAGTGGTTGTTATGTCGCTTTTTTCATGTAAGGATAAGAACGATAATCTGATAGCATTTGCCTATGACCCGGACACGGTGCCGACTATGATCACCACTTCCGTTTCACAACTTATTTCAGATTCCGGTATTACCCGTTATAGAATAGTTGCGGATCTGTGGATGGTTTTTGAACAGGCGAAGGAACCCTATTGGTATTTTCCGGAAGGGATATATTTCGAACAATTCACACCCGATTTTGAGATTGAGGCTACCGTTGAAGCCGATACTGCGTGGTATTATAATGTGAAAGACCTGTGGAGGTTGAAAAAGAATGTCCATGTGGAAAACAGGAAAGGAGAACAGTTCGACAGTGAAGAACTCTTCTGGGACGGGAAGAATGGAAAAGTGTTTTCAGAGGCTTATATTGAGATCAAGAGCGGTCATACAGAGCTCAAAGGGTATGGTTTTGAGTCGAACCAGACGATGACCGATTACCGTATTTTCCGGCCGCATGATGGAAAGCTTCCTTTTTCAGAAGCTGCGCCTGCCGACTCTTTACAACCGGACTCCGGAGAAGTAAATGAAGCGGAAAACCTGATGCCTGTGAATGACAATTGA
- a CDS encoding riboflavin synthase, giving the protein MFSGIVEEAATVVALKKDKGNLHITLRCSFTDELKVDQSVSHNGVCLTVVSIDGDTYTVTAIRETLDRSNLGLLEVGSKVNLERSMLMNGRLDGHIVQGHVDQTAVCTDVTEADGSWYFAFEYAFDREMAKKGYLTVDKGSVTVNGVSLTVVEPTDNSFKVAIIPYTYEYTNFHQIQKGTVVNIEFDIIGKYISRIATLNAL; this is encoded by the coding sequence ATGTTTTCAGGAATTGTAGAAGAAGCGGCAACGGTAGTAGCACTTAAAAAGGATAAAGGGAACCTGCATATAACCCTGAGGTGTTCCTTTACCGATGAACTCAAAGTCGATCAAAGTGTGTCGCACAACGGTGTGTGCCTTACTGTGGTATCCATCGACGGTGACACCTATACTGTAACAGCTATCCGGGAGACCCTCGACCGGTCGAACCTCGGCCTGTTAGAGGTCGGCAGTAAGGTGAACCTTGAGCGCAGTATGTTGATGAATGGTCGTCTCGACGGGCATATCGTGCAGGGGCATGTGGATCAGACCGCTGTATGTACTGATGTTACGGAAGCTGACGGTAGCTGGTACTTTGCATTTGAATATGCGTTCGACCGTGAGATGGCAAAAAAAGGATATCTGACAGTTGACAAAGGTTCTGTTACCGTGAATGGTGTCAGCCTGACAGTAGTGGAACCTACCGACAATAGTTTTAAGGTAGCTATTATTCCTTACACCTATGAATATACCAATTTCCATCAGATCCAAAAAGGGACGGTAGTAAATATCGAATTTGATATTATTGGCAAGTATATCAGCCGGATAGCTACATTGAATGCTTTATAG
- a CDS encoding nitroreductase family protein, with protein MDFLEFVSTRQSDRAFDPARPVEKEKIERIVEAARLAPSACNAQPWHMIVVDDPQLKNRVADATSARVLGMNHFTKQAPVHIVLVEEKVNLTSGMGGWVKQKDYAQMDLGVIAAHIALAAHAEGLGSCILGWFNESKMRDILSIPDSKRVWLDIAIGYSVQPLRPKKRKPLEEVVSYNGYRNSIKK; from the coding sequence ATGGATTTTTTAGAATTTGTTTCCACCCGCCAGAGTGATCGCGCCTTTGACCCGGCACGCCCGGTGGAGAAAGAGAAAATTGAACGTATCGTAGAAGCGGCACGATTGGCTCCTTCGGCGTGTAACGCACAGCCCTGGCACATGATTGTGGTGGATGATCCGCAACTGAAAAACAGGGTTGCCGACGCCACCTCTGCCCGTGTGTTAGGGATGAACCATTTCACCAAACAAGCACCGGTACATATCGTGCTGGTAGAAGAGAAAGTGAACCTTACTTCCGGTATGGGTGGATGGGTGAAGCAGAAGGATTATGCCCAGATGGATCTCGGGGTAATTGCCGCACATATTGCGTTGGCGGCTCACGCCGAAGGTTTGGGCTCTTGTATCCTTGGCTGGTTCAACGAATCCAAGATGCGGGATATTTTGTCCATTCCCGACTCAAAGAGGGTATGGCTCGATATTGCCATAGGGTACAGTGTGCAACCGTTAAGGCCTAAAAAACGGAAACCATTGGAGGAGGTGGTCTCCTATAACGGCTATAGGAATAGTATAAAAAAATAG
- a CDS encoding hemolysin family protein, translating to MYTHVEIGWWVGFLFLSLLFSGMELAYISSGKLQYVVNSGSTRAYSYMLNAIYSRFHRFQAAMMVGRIILLLLFVYFTGLVICHYPSGAPGNAFLRIFLVILIATFFLLLTNEFLPRILFGKKPDLWVKLFLLPAFLFHILLYPVAGLLERFSKFILRLSGVKLSASGQDDLFYRVNFDAVIENNSSDMSKEVEVDSEVKIFRNALDFSSKKVRDCMVPRADIVAVSLDTDLDRLKELFIESGISRILVFKENLDNIVGYIHMWEIFNNPQDWTNNLASISFVPESMQANRLMSDLMQHRKSIAVVVDEFGSTSGIVTMEDLVEEIFGDIEDEYDVESKFVKREGENEFVMSGRVEIDHLNEIYHLDIPRSDEYSTIAGYLLFHTQRFPKTYETVIIGKYTFKILKVTARKIEVVQLSTDSKTAE from the coding sequence GTGTATACCCATGTAGAAATAGGGTGGTGGGTTGGATTCCTGTTTCTCTCCCTTCTTTTTTCGGGGATGGAGTTGGCTTATATTTCTTCCGGTAAGTTGCAATATGTAGTCAACAGTGGTTCAACACGTGCTTACAGCTACATGCTGAATGCTATTTACAGCCGTTTTCACCGGTTTCAGGCAGCAATGATGGTGGGAAGGATTATCCTGCTTCTTCTTTTTGTTTATTTTACCGGCCTGGTTATATGCCACTATCCTAGTGGTGCACCGGGCAACGCTTTTCTCAGAATATTCCTGGTCATCTTGATTGCCACCTTTTTCCTCTTGCTGACGAATGAGTTCCTGCCGCGTATCCTGTTTGGAAAAAAGCCCGATCTCTGGGTGAAACTGTTTCTCTTACCTGCTTTTTTATTTCACATATTGCTTTATCCTGTTGCCGGATTACTTGAAAGGTTCTCGAAATTTATACTTAGGCTCTCAGGTGTTAAATTGTCCGCCTCGGGACAAGACGACCTCTTTTACCGGGTTAATTTCGATGCCGTTATAGAGAATAATAGCAGTGATATGTCGAAAGAGGTGGAGGTCGATTCTGAGGTTAAGATTTTTCGTAATGCCCTCGATTTTTCCTCCAAAAAAGTGAGGGATTGTATGGTGCCCCGTGCCGATATTGTGGCGGTGAGCCTCGATACCGACCTCGACAGGTTAAAAGAGTTGTTCATCGAATCCGGCATCTCCAGGATTTTGGTCTTTAAAGAAAATCTCGATAATATAGTCGGTTATATCCATATGTGGGAGATTTTCAATAATCCGCAGGACTGGACAAATAATCTTGCTTCTATCTCTTTCGTGCCTGAAAGCATGCAGGCTAACCGGTTGATGAGCGACCTGATGCAGCATCGCAAAAGTATTGCCGTGGTAGTGGACGAGTTTGGAAGTACTTCAGGGATTGTCACTATGGAGGATCTGGTGGAAGAGATATTCGGCGACATAGAGGATGAATATGACGTGGAGTCGAAATTTGTAAAACGAGAGGGCGAAAACGAATTTGTAATGTCGGGACGTGTGGAAATAGACCATCTGAACGAAATATACCACCTCGATATTCCCAGGTCGGATGAATATTCTACCATTGCCGGCTACCTGTTGTTTCACACACAACGTTTCCCAAAGACTTATGAAACTGTTATTATAGGGAAATATACCTTTAAAATACTAAAAGTGACCGCACGGAAAATAGAAGTTGTACAGCTTAGTACCGATAGCAAAACGGCAGAGTAG
- a CDS encoding tetratricopeptide repeat protein codes for MRKLLLSGLVAIVVVATALAQKPGYDPVKAPYGHGEDSVNCRLNLSLMQTSAKAEDYKGALQPWVYTYENCPASSKNIYIYGPRIFKALHDAEADAAKKKEYIDKVMEIYDTRLKYYGQDDAKGTILAYKAYDYMELMGEKADQAVIYNMLNEAVEDMKDQLSPLDAYSYFMVASLNEYLTDNSKKDRYISDYFRLVGYVDQAIANARTANDEASADYLVQVKEGIVKGFVNSGAGDCKTLTEYYTDQVEPNKGDKAFLNEVLDALASVGCSDTDLYFTASEYLYRLEPSASAALGLANKSLRDKDYETAMKYYGDAAKMETDKNKASDYMMQLAGIFSNQRNFARARQAAYDALEYNPNNGEAYILIAQLYASSAANIFPEPEKAGLVYLAAVDKLQKARSVDPSVASKANNLINRYSAAFMDTETAFMMGIKAGETVTIPGWIGETTTVRLR; via the coding sequence ATGAGAAAGTTATTATTATCGGGTCTGGTAGCTATTGTGGTAGTGGCTACCGCCTTAGCGCAAAAACCGGGATACGATCCAGTGAAGGCGCCTTACGGCCATGGAGAGGATAGTGTAAACTGTCGTCTGAATTTAAGTCTTATGCAGACATCTGCCAAGGCAGAAGATTATAAAGGTGCATTGCAACCATGGGTTTATACCTATGAGAATTGTCCTGCCTCAAGCAAGAATATTTATATCTATGGGCCACGTATTTTTAAAGCGTTGCACGATGCCGAAGCCGATGCAGCCAAAAAGAAGGAGTATATTGACAAAGTGATGGAGATATATGATACACGTCTCAAATACTACGGTCAGGATGATGCCAAAGGGACAATCCTTGCTTATAAAGCTTATGATTATATGGAGTTGATGGGGGAAAAAGCTGACCAGGCGGTTATTTACAATATGCTGAATGAAGCTGTTGAAGATATGAAAGATCAGTTGAGCCCGCTTGATGCATATTCCTATTTTATGGTTGCCTCTTTGAACGAATATCTGACTGATAACTCTAAAAAAGACAGGTATATCTCTGATTATTTTAGACTGGTAGGCTATGTAGATCAGGCTATTGCCAATGCCCGCACTGCGAACGACGAAGCCAGCGCTGATTATCTGGTACAGGTGAAAGAAGGTATTGTAAAAGGATTTGTCAATAGTGGAGCCGGTGATTGCAAGACGCTCACCGAGTACTATACCGACCAGGTAGAGCCCAATAAGGGTGATAAAGCATTCCTGAATGAAGTGTTGGACGCACTTGCTTCGGTAGGTTGTTCGGATACCGATCTCTATTTTACCGCTTCTGAGTATCTCTACCGTCTTGAGCCATCGGCGAGCGCCGCACTCGGATTGGCCAACAAGAGCCTGCGCGATAAGGATTATGAAACAGCTATGAAGTATTATGGCGATGCTGCCAAGATGGAAACCGACAAGAATAAAGCATCCGATTATATGATGCAACTTGCAGGTATTTTCTCTAACCAGCGTAATTTTGCAAGGGCAAGACAAGCCGCTTATGATGCGTTGGAGTATAACCCGAACAACGGAGAAGCATATATCCTGATTGCCCAGCTCTATGCCAGCTCGGCAGCCAATATCTTCCCTGAACCGGAAAAAGCGGGATTGGTATACCTGGCTGCAGTGGACAAACTGCAAAAAGCAAGATCGGTTGACCCCAGTGTGGCAAGTAAGGCTAATAACCTTATCAACCGTTACTCTGCCGCCTTTATGGATACCGAAACAGCTTTTATGATGGGGATTAAAGCCGGTGAGACGGTAACTATTCCCGGTTGGATCGGAGAAACGACCACTGTTCGTTTGAGATAA